One window of Natronomonas salsuginis genomic DNA carries:
- a CDS encoding cation diffusion facilitator family transporter — protein sequence MSRHGHTHEETEKHELATETSSNTCRLALVAVVNFLGFLAELAGGLLFGSVALLSDAFHMLFDMLAYAMAFGASYTAEQFEGRDEWSYGLHRLEPVAAFLNGILLVPMVGYILWESYHRFLDPVSIDPTMTLIIAVGGLLINLGSVYIVQGREMSLNERGAFYHLLGDAGGSVAVIISTLAVVIFDLPIADPVAAVLIGVLILVSAGKVFRGSTSILLE from the coding sequence ATGAGTCGACACGGACATACCCATGAAGAGACGGAGAAACATGAACTAGCAACCGAAACGAGCAGCAATACGTGCCGACTTGCGCTCGTAGCGGTCGTGAATTTCCTTGGCTTTCTTGCCGAACTAGCTGGTGGACTCCTCTTCGGTTCGGTCGCCCTCCTCAGTGATGCATTTCACATGCTGTTCGACATGCTCGCGTACGCGATGGCGTTCGGAGCGAGCTACACCGCAGAACAGTTCGAAGGCAGGGATGAGTGGTCGTATGGTCTTCATCGATTGGAGCCAGTCGCTGCGTTTCTCAACGGGATACTGCTCGTTCCGATGGTCGGATATATTCTGTGGGAGTCCTATCACCGATTCTTGGACCCGGTCTCGATCGATCCCACGATGACGTTGATCATCGCCGTCGGTGGCTTACTTATCAATTTGGGGTCAGTCTATATCGTCCAAGGAAGGGAAATGAGTCTCAACGAGCGCGGAGCATTCTACCATCTCCTCGGCGATGCGGGTGGCTCAGTCGCGGTGATCATCTCCACATTAGCCGTCGTCATATTCGATTTACCCATCGCTGACCCAGTCGCTGCGGTCCTCATCGGCGTCTTAATACTGGT
- a CDS encoding heavy metal translocating P-type ATPase, with translation MDCPSCAGKIENALDRVGGVTTYDTQPTTGTVVVTYDSSRVGEADVIDAIESAGYEVTDTSSDESGRQEQTENRQSIWTSSRALKTWVSGGFVALGLLFEFFLTGQNIQIAGLIGTDLLVADVLFLIAVATSGQEILRNGYYSARNLNLDIDFLMSVAIIGALIASIVFGEALYFEAATLAFLFSVAELLERYSMDRARNSLRELMDLSPDEATVKRDGSTETVPVDEVAVGDVVVVKPGEKIPMDGAVVNGESAVNQAPITGESVPVDKTTGDEVYAGTINEEGYLEVEVTSEAGDNTLSRIVEMVEDAQSNKTEREQFVERFSTYYTPVVVAFAIMTTVGSPYILGTTWSTAVVYGLTLLVLACPCAFVISTPVSVVSGITSAAKNAVLIKGGNHLEAMGAVDVVAFDKTGTLTKGELTVTDVVALNENSKEDVLRCARGLEQRSEHPIGEAIVAEAGSVGVAEREIDDFESITGKGVRADLDGTPHFAGKPGLFEELGFDLSHVHATTDGGVVTQTARQMCDRNNCLDLLEGTVPELQAEGKTVVLVGTEDELEGVIAVADEIRPEAKRTVSRLKQLGVSRTVMLTGDNERTARAIADQIGVDEYQAELLPEEKVAAIEKLVDEFDGVAMVGDGINDAPALATATVGVAMGAAGTDTALETADIALMSDDLAKLPYLYELANDANGVIRQNIWSSLAVKAGLAVAVPFGYVPIWLAVLAGDAGMTMAVTGNAMRLSRITPETESS, from the coding sequence ATGGATTGCCCTTCGTGCGCGGGCAAAATCGAAAATGCTCTCGACCGAGTCGGTGGAGTCACAACATATGACACTCAGCCGACGACCGGAACCGTCGTCGTCACGTACGATTCTTCGAGAGTTGGCGAAGCCGATGTGATCGACGCTATCGAAAGCGCTGGGTACGAGGTGACAGACACGTCGAGCGATGAATCAGGACGGCAGGAACAGACAGAGAATCGCCAGAGTATCTGGACGAGTTCACGAGCACTCAAGACGTGGGTGAGCGGTGGATTCGTTGCCCTCGGCTTACTCTTCGAGTTCTTCCTAACTGGTCAAAATATACAGATTGCAGGTCTTATTGGTACGGATCTGCTCGTCGCCGACGTACTGTTTCTGATTGCAGTGGCTACCAGCGGCCAGGAGATCCTTCGCAACGGCTACTACTCGGCGCGGAATCTGAACCTCGACATCGACTTCCTGATGTCGGTGGCTATCATCGGAGCACTCATTGCGAGTATCGTCTTCGGTGAGGCACTCTACTTCGAGGCCGCCACACTCGCGTTCCTGTTTAGCGTTGCTGAACTGCTGGAGCGGTACTCGATGGATCGCGCCCGGAACTCGCTTCGAGAACTGATGGATCTCTCTCCGGATGAAGCGACCGTCAAACGGGACGGTAGTACGGAGACGGTTCCCGTCGACGAGGTCGCCGTGGGTGACGTTGTCGTCGTCAAACCGGGAGAGAAAATCCCGATGGACGGGGCTGTTGTCAACGGTGAAAGCGCCGTCAACCAGGCACCGATCACGGGTGAAAGCGTCCCCGTCGACAAGACGACGGGCGACGAGGTGTACGCCGGCACTATCAACGAGGAGGGGTATCTCGAGGTGGAGGTTACCTCTGAAGCCGGTGATAACACACTCTCGCGTATCGTCGAAATGGTCGAGGACGCCCAGTCGAACAAGACCGAGCGTGAGCAGTTTGTCGAGCGCTTCTCGACGTACTACACGCCAGTCGTCGTCGCTTTCGCCATCATGACGACGGTGGGAAGCCCGTACATCCTCGGCACGACCTGGTCTACGGCCGTCGTCTACGGACTGACGCTGTTGGTGTTGGCCTGTCCCTGTGCGTTCGTCATCTCGACGCCCGTCTCGGTGGTATCGGGAATTACGAGTGCCGCGAAGAACGCCGTCCTGATCAAAGGCGGTAATCACCTCGAAGCGATGGGCGCGGTCGACGTCGTCGCGTTCGACAAGACCGGGACGCTCACGAAAGGGGAGCTCACCGTCACCGATGTCGTTGCTTTGAACGAGAATTCAAAGGAAGACGTCCTCCGGTGTGCACGTGGGCTCGAACAACGGAGTGAACACCCAATCGGCGAGGCAATCGTCGCTGAAGCCGGCAGCGTTGGAGTCGCTGAGCGCGAGATCGATGACTTCGAGAGCATCACCGGGAAGGGTGTTCGTGCTGATCTCGACGGCACCCCTCATTTCGCAGGCAAGCCGGGACTATTCGAGGAATTAGGGTTCGACCTTTCGCACGTTCACGCGACGACCGATGGTGGCGTCGTGACACAGACGGCCCGGCAGATGTGCGACCGGAACAACTGTCTCGACCTTCTCGAAGGAACCGTCCCTGAACTCCAAGCTGAAGGCAAGACGGTTGTGCTCGTCGGCACTGAAGACGAACTCGAAGGCGTCATCGCAGTCGCCGACGAGATTCGTCCAGAGGCGAAGCGAACAGTGTCGCGACTGAAGCAACTCGGTGTCTCCCGAACGGTGATGCTGACGGGCGACAACGAGCGGACTGCCCGTGCGATCGCCGACCAGATCGGTGTCGACGAGTACCAGGCCGAACTACTCCCCGAAGAGAAGGTGGCCGCGATCGAGAAACTCGTTGACGAGTTTGACGGGGTTGCGATGGTCGGTGACGGAATCAACGACGCACCGGCGCTCGCCACCGCCACAGTCGGCGTGGCGATGGGGGCTGCCGGAACGGATACGGCGCTGGAGACCGCGGATATCGCCTTGATGAGCGATGACCTCGCAAAGCTCCCATACCTCTACGAACTCGCAAATGATGCGAACGGTGTCATCCGGCAGAACATCTGGTCGAGTCTCGCTGTCAAAGCCGGGCTGGCGGTCGCAGTCCCGTTCGGATACGTCCCGATCTGGCTCGCCGTCCTCGCTGGCGACGCCGGGATGACAATGGCTGTGACAGGGAACGCTATGCGGCTCTCTCGAATCACTCCGGAGACAGAGAGCAGCTGA
- a CDS encoding heavy-metal-associated domain-containing protein, producing the protein MTPPDEESYNGSGEPPDHTHNNGEDPHEQGHTHDHDHDDHEYAQHTGQDDDDDDVAPQLGQGDVAQFSVPEMDCPSCAGKVENSVENLDGIESVDP; encoded by the coding sequence ATGACCCCACCTGACGAGGAATCCTACAACGGAAGTGGTGAACCACCGGATCACACCCATAACAACGGAGAGGATCCTCACGAGCAGGGCCATACACATGACCACGATCACGATGATCACGAGTACGCCCAGCACACTGGACAAGATGATGATGATGATGACGTTGCCCCACAGCTAGGCCAAGGAGACGTTGCACAGTTCTCTGTTCCGGAGATGGATTGTCCATCCTGCGCAGGAAAGGTGGAAAACAGCGTCGAAAATCTAGACGGTATCGAAAGCGTCGATCCATAA